One region of Pseudomonas glycinae genomic DNA includes:
- a CDS encoding Imm63 family immunity protein, with translation MSSVIEEIQKAIYSLGERIGAPRSLLIVKSSSPEDGSPHVEVKSDEFNYVCSERGFEIYRRRTTSLDELLYWIISGVAFKLASDYELANRVVGVDSRRLLFSQYVSILGRISDEWKKRASDEVELILINAPYLDV, from the coding sequence ATGAGCTCAGTCATTGAAGAAATACAAAAGGCCATTTACTCGCTGGGTGAGCGAATTGGTGCTCCAAGGTCTCTTTTGATTGTTAAAAGCAGTTCGCCAGAAGATGGAAGCCCCCATGTGGAGGTTAAGTCGGACGAGTTTAATTATGTATGCTCTGAGAGGGGTTTTGAAATATACAGAAGACGCACAACCTCTTTGGATGAGTTGCTGTATTGGATAATTAGTGGTGTGGCCTTTAAATTGGCTTCAGACTACGAATTGGCTAATAGAGTTGTTGGTGTCGACTCGCGGAGGCTGCTTTTTTCACAATATGTATCAATTCTTGGGCGGATCAGTGATGAGTGGAAAAAAAGGGCTTCTGATGAGGTGGAGTTAATATTGATCAACGCCCCGTACTTGGATGTATAA